The following DNA comes from Glaciihabitans arcticus.
GCGAGGCCACCTCGTCGACCTCGCCGAGGGCATCGATCTCGATGACCAGGCCGCGATCCTTGTAGACGGCGATCAGCGGCGCGGTCTCTCGCTTATACAGCGACTGGCGGTGGCGGATCGTGTCTTCGGTGTCATCGGTGCGGCCCTCTTCGTGGGCGCGCTTCAGCAGTCGCGAGACGACCTCGTTCGGGTCGACCACGAGCTGGATCACGGCGTCGAGTGCGGTGTCCGACTTGGCGAGCACGCCGTCGAGGAACCCCAACTGGTCGAGGGTTCGCGGGTAACCGTCGAGCAGGAAGCCGTCGACCGCATCCTCTTCGAGAAGGCGGTGGGCCACGAGGTCGTTCGTCAGCGAGTCGGGCACGTAGTCCCCGGCGTCGATGATGGCCTTGACCTGCTGGCCGAGCTCCGTCTGGTTCTTGATGTTGGCACGGAAGATGTCACCCGTGGCGATCGCGGGGATACCGAAGGTGTCTGTCAGGCGAGCGGACTGTGTCCCCTTGCCGGCGCCGGGCGGACCGACAATCAAAAACCGGGTCAACGGAGCAGGCCCTCGTAGTGCCTCTGCTGAAGCTGCGAGTCGATCTGCTTGACGGTCTCAAGACCGACACCGACGATGATCAGGATGCTCGCGCCACCGAACGGGAAGTTCTGGTTGGCACCGACCGTCGCCAGGGCGATGAGCGGGATGAGCGCGATCAGGCCGAGGTAGAGCGAACCGGGAAGTGTCACGCGGGTGAGCACGTAGTCGAGGTACTCGGCCGTCGGGCGACCCGCACGGATGCCGGGGATGAACCCGCCGTACTTCTTCATGTTGTCGGCGACCTCTTCGGGGTTGAAGGTGATAGCGACGTAGAAGTAGGTGAAGCCGACGATGAGCAGGAAGTACACGGCCATGTAGAGCGGGTTGTCACCCGATACGAGGTTGTTGTTGATCCAGGTGACCCATGCGGCAGGAGCCTCACCGGCGACGGCTGGCTGGTTGAACTGCGCGATGAGGGCGGGCAGGTACAGCAGCGACGAGGCGAAGATGACCGGCACAACGCCCGCCATGTTGACCTTGATCGGGATGTACGTGTTGTTGCCGCCGTAGGTGCGTCGACCGACCATACGCTTCGCGTACTGCACGGGGATGCGCCGCTGTGATTGCTCGACGAAGACGACGGCCGCCATGATCACCAAACCGACGGCAATGACGAGGATGAACGTGTTGATGCCCTTGGAGAGCTGGATGCTCCACAGTGCGCTCGGGAAGGTCGCCGCGATGGACGTGAAGATGAGGAGCGACATGCCGTTGCCGATGCCGCGCTCGGTGATGAGCTCGCCCATCCACATGATGAGGCCGGTGCCGGCGGTCATCGTGATGACCATGAGCAGGATGGCGTACCACGCCTCATTGGTGATCAGGTCGCTGCAGGCGGGGGTTCCCGAGTTGCTCGGGAACAGCGCGCCGCTACGGGCGACGGTGATGAGGGTGGTCGACTGCAGGACGCCGAGCGCGATGGTGAGGTAACGCGTGTACTGCGTCAGCTTCGCCTGGCCGGTCTGGCCCTCCTTGTAGAGGGTGTCGAAGTGAGGGATGACCACGCGCAGCAGCTGCACGATGATCGAGGCCGTGATGTACGGCATGATGCCGAGCGCGAAGACCGACAGCTGCAGCAGTGCACCACCGCTGAAGAGGTTGACGAGCTCGTAGAGGCCCGAGGCGCCGGCGTTGCCCGCGAGGCAGGCCTGCACGTTGATGAAGTCGACGAACGGCGCCGGGATGAAGGATCCCAGGCGGAACAGCGCGACGATGCCGAGCGTGAACCCGATCTTCCTGCGCAAGTCAGGCGTGCGGAATATCCGCGCGACGGCTCTAAACACGAGGTCCTCCAGGTTTATTGGGGCCAGCGGCGCGAGTGGAGCTCCCGAATCTCTCCAGGAACTCCACTCGAAACCGAACTGGCAGCCGCTAGGGCGGCACAGTGGCGCTTACGCGCCAGGTACTACTTTACTGAACCGCCAGCTGCGACGATCTTCTGCTCTGCTGAGCTCGAGACCTTGTCGACTGCAACGTTCAGCTTAACCGCAATGTCACCCTGGCCAAGAACCTTGACCTTCTCGTTCTTGCGAACGGCACCCTTTGCCACGAGGTCGAGGATGGTTACATCCCCACCCTTCGGGTAGAGCTCGGCGAGCTTCTCGAGGTTGACGACCTGGTACTCGACACGGAACGGGTTCTTGAACCCGCGCAGCTTCGGTGAGCGCATGACGAAGTTGACGCCACCACCCTCGAAACCGACACGCATCTGGTAACGAGCCTTCGTTCCCTTGGTACCGCGGCCCGCGGTCTTACCCTTCGAGCCCTCACCGCGTCCAACGCGGGTGCGGTCCTTCTTCGCGCCCTCAGCGGGACGAAGGTGGTGGACCTTGAGCACCTGCGGGCGAACGGCGACATCAGCCTTGGGCGTCTTGGCGCTCTTGGCGGCAGGAGCCTTCTTGGCGGGAGCCTCGGCAACGACGTCGTCGGACTTCGCAGCAGCAGCCTTGGGAGCAGCCTTCGCGGCGGGAGCCTTGTCGGCAGCCTTCGCGGCGGGAGCCTTCTCAGCAGCGGCCTTCTTAGGGGCAGCGGCCTTGGGGGCAGCCTTCGTGTCGTCGGACTTCGCAGCGGCAGCCTTGGGGGCCTTTGCGGCGGGAGCCTTCTCGGCAGCAGCCGTCTTCGTGGCGGGTGCCTTGTCGGCAGCAGCCTTGGCCGGAGCCTTGTCGGCAGCGGCCTTCTTGGGGGCAGCAGCCTTGGCCGGAGCCTTCTCGGCAGCAGCCTTCGCAGCGGGCGCCTTCTTAGGGGCGTCCTTCTTTTCTTCAGCCATTAGTCAATCTCCTCGACCTTGACAAGGTGAGCGACGGTGCGGACATAGCCACGGTTCTGCTTGTTGTCTTCGCGAACCACTACGTCACCGATGCGGTGCAGCCCGAGGCTGCGCAGGGTGTCGCGCTGGTTCTGCTTCTCACTGATTTTGGACTTGATCTGGGTCACCTTCAGGTTTGCGGCCATCAGACACCTGCCTTAGCTTCTGCTTCGGCGCGCAGGAGGCGAGCCGGAACAACGTGCTCGACATCGAGGCCACGACGTGCGGCGACCGCACGGGGCTCCTCGAGCTGCTTGAGGGCAGCGACTGTCGCGTGCACGATGTTGATCGTGTTCGACGAACCAAGCGACTTGCTCAGAACGTCATGGATGCCAGCGCACTCGAGTACGGCGCGGACCGGTCCACCGGCGATAACACCGGTACCGGCGGAAGCCGGACGAAGGAGGACAACGCCTGCGGCGGCCTCACCCTGGACGGGGTGGGGGATCGTCGCACCGACGCGGGGAACGCGGAAGAAGTTCTTCTTGGCTTCTTCGACGCCCTTCGAGATGGCCGTGGGGACTTCGCGTGCCTTGCCGTAGCCGACGCCGACCATGCCGTTGCCGTCTCCGACGACGACGAGAGCGGTGAAGCTGAAGCGACGACCACCCTTGACGACTTTGGAGACGCGGTTGATGGTGACAACCTTCTCCAGGAACTGGCTCTTCTCGGCGTCGCGGCTGTTGCCACGCTCGCGGTTGGGGTTGCGCTCGCGACCGCCACGGCGAGCCTCGCGGGGCTCGTTCGTGAGGTCGGTGGCCGGGGCGTCAGCGGTGGTTGCCGCTGCGGTCTCGGTCGTGGCCGCAGCCTCGGTGGTTACTTCGGACGTCACGTCCTGCTCCTTGTTGGTTGCGTCGCTCACAGGTTCAATCCACCCTCTCGAGCTCCCTCGGCGATTGCAGCTACGCGTCCTGCGTACTTGCTGCCGCCACGGTCAAATACAACGGCTTCGACGCCGGCGGCCTTGGCGCGCTCTGCGACGAGTTCGCCGACCTTGCGTGCCTTGGCGGTCTTGTCGCCGTCGAAGGTGCGCATGTCAGCTTCGAGGGTCGATGCCGATGCGAGGGTGAAACCCTTGCTGTCGTCGACGACCTGGACGAATACGTGACGGGCGCTGCGCGTGACGACGAGGCGCGGACGCAGCTCGGTGCCGACGACCTTCTTGCGCAGTCGCGTGTGACGGCGAGCCTTGGCTGCCGACTTGCTCTTGCCTCTAGTTCCGAGACCCATGATTACTTACCTGACTTTCCGGCCTTGCGGCGGACTACCTCGCCTGCGTAACGCACGCCCTTGCCCTTGTAGGGCTCTGGCTTGCGCAACTTACGAATGTTGGCCGCGACTTCGCCGACGGCCTGCTTGTCGATGCCGAGAACCGTGACCTTGGTGTTTCCCTCGACCGCGAAGCTGATGCCTGCGGGCGGGTCGACGGTGATCGAGTGCGAGAAGCCGAGTGCGAACTCGAGGGACTCACCCTTGGCGGCGACACGGTAACCGGTGCCGACGACCTCGAGACCCTTGGAGTAACCCTCGGTCACGCCGACGATCTGGTTCGAGATCAGGGTGCGGGTCAGGCCGTGGAGCGAACGCGATGCGCGCTCGTCGTCGGGACGGGTGACGAGCACCTGTCCGTCTTCCAGCTTGACCTCGATGGGGCTGGCGACGGTGAGCGAAAGCTCACCCTTCGGGCCCTTGACGGTGACGGCTGAGCCGTCGATCTTGATGTCGACGCCCGCGGGGACGTCGATCGGAAGTCTTCCAATACGTGACATGACGGATTACCACACGTAGGCGAGGACTTCCCCACCTACGCCCTTCGAGGAAGCCTGGCGGTCGGTGAGCAGACCGGAGGAGGTGGACAGGATGGCGACACCGAGTCCGCCGAGAACACGAGGGATCTCGGTCGACTTCGCGTAGACGCGAAGACCGGGCTTGGACACGCGCTTGATGCCCACGATGGAGCGCTCGCGGTTGGGGCCGTACTTGAGGTCGATGGTGAGGGTCTGTCCGACGCGAGCGTCTTCGACCTTCCACGACGTGATGAAACCCTCGGTCTTGAGGATGTCGGCGATGTGCGCCTTGAGCTTGCTGTTCGGCAGTGACACGCTGTCGTGGTACGCCGAGTTCGCATTGCGCAGTCTGGTGAGCAGGTCTGCTACCGGATCTGTCATTGTCATGAGTTGATATTCCTAGTCTCGCCCGGTTTCGACACTCATTACATGAGGGCCGACCTGGTCGATCGGTGTTACTGGTGGGTTGTTACTTGTCTTCCGTAACGAACGGGAAGCCGAGCGCCTTGAGCAGCGCGCGCCCCTCGTCGTTGTTCTTCGCGGTGGTGACGACAGTGATGTCGAAGCCACGCACGCGGTCGATCTTGTCCTGGTCGATCTCGTGGAACATGGACTGCTCCGTGAGGCCGAACGTGTAGTTGCCGTTGCCGTCGAACTGCTTGGGGCTCAGGCCGCGGAAGTCGCGGATACGCGGAAGCGCCAGCGAGATCAGACGGTCGAGGAACTCCCACGCACGGTCGCCGCGGAGGGTGACGTGTGCGCCGATGGCCTGGCCCTCGCGGAGCTTGAACTGCGCGATGGACTTGCGGGCAAGGGTGACCTGCGGCTTCTGGCCGGTGATCGCAACGAGGTCCTTGATGGCACCGTCGATGATCTTGCCGTCGCGGGCTGCCTCACCGACACCGGTGTTGACAACTACCTTGACGAGTCCGGGAACCTGGTGCACGTTCGTGAAGCCGAAGTCCTTCTTGAGCTGCGGAGCAATCTCATCGCGGTACTTCTGCTTGAGGCGCGGCTGGATTTTGCCAGCTACTGCGGTGTCGGTCATTACAGGTCCTTACCTGACTTCTTGGCGTAACGGATGCGGACGGTGCGCTTGACGCCGTCCTTCTCGACGACCTCTTCGCGGAAACCGACGCGGGTCGGCTTCTTCGAGTCGGGGTCGACGAGTGCAACGTTGGAAACGTGGATGGGGGCTTCGAAGGTCTCGATGCCGCCGGTCTTGGTGCCGCGCTGGGTCTGGCCGACGCGAGAGTGCTTGGTGACGAAGTTGACACCCTCCACGATCACGCGGTTCTTCTCGGCGAAGACCTCGATGACACGACCCTGCTTGCCGCGGCTTCCGCCACGGGCCTGGGTGCGGCCGGTGATGACCTGAACCAGGTCACCCTTCTTGATGTTTGCCATGACTAAATGACCTCCGGTGCCAGCGAGATGATCTTCATGAACTTCTTGTCGCGAAGCTCACGACCAACCGGTCCGAAGATGCGGGTACCGCGGGGGTCTCCGTCAGCCTTCAGGATCACTGCGGCGTTCTCGTCGAACTTGATGTACGAGCCGTCGGGACGGCGCGTCTGCTTGATGACTCGGACGATGACCGCCTTGACGACATCACCCTTCTTGACGTTTCCACCGGGGATCGCGTCCTTGACGGTCGCGACGATGACGTCACCGAGTCCCGCGTAACGACGGCCTGAGCCACCGAGAACGCGGATGGTGAGGAGTTCCTTGGCGCCGGTGTTGTCGGCAACCTTGACTCGTGATTCCTGCTGAAGCATTCTGTGTCCTTATTCCTAAGTAGACGCCGGGGCGACTACTTGGCCTTCTCGAGGATCTCGACGATGCGCCAGCGCTTCGTGGCGCTGAGCGGACGAGTCTCGCTGATGAGGACGAGGTCGCCGATGCCGGCCGCGTTGGCCTCATCGTGTGCCTTGACCTTGGACGTGCGACGGATGACCTTGCCATAGAGGGGGTGCTTGACGCGGTCCTCAACCTCGACGACGACTGTCTTGTCCATCTTGTCGCTCGTGACGTAGCCACGACGCGACTTGCGGTAACCGCGAGCGAGCTCGGCGGTCTCGGCCTTCTCTTCAATCTTTGCCATGAGACTTACGCCTCCTTCGTGTCATCGGTGGACTCAGCAGCTGCTGCATCCTTCTTGGTGGTCTTCTTTGCGGCCTTGGCCGGTGCCTCGACTGCAACGGGCGTGGCACGAATGCCCAGCTCGCGCTCACGGAGAACCGTGTAGATACGGGCAATGTCGCGCTTCACGGCGCGCAGGCGGCCGTGGCTCTCGAGCTGTCCGGTTGCCGACTGGAAGCGCAGGTTGAACAGCTCTTCCTTGGCCTTCTTGAGTTCGTCGACCAGGCGTGCGTCTTCGAAAGTGTCGAGCTCGACTGAGGCGAGCTCCTTGGATCCGATCGCCATTATGCGTCGCCCTCCTCGCGCTTGATGATGCGTGCCTTGAGGGGCAGCTTGTGAATTGCTCGGGTGAGTGCCTCGCGAGCGACTGTCTCATTGACACCGCTCAGTTCGAAGAGCACGCGGCCCGGCTTGACGTTCGCGACCCACCACTCGGGTGAACCCTTACCGGAACCCATGCGGGTTTCGGCGGGCTTCTTGGTCAGCGGGCGGTCGGGGTAGATGTTGATCCACACCTTTCCACCACGCTTGATGTGACGGGTCATTGCGATACGAGCCGCCTCGATCTGGCGGTTCGTGACGTATGCGGGGGTCAGCGCCTGGATGCCGTACTCACCGAACGACACAACGGTTCCGCCAGTGGCGTGACCGGAGCGACCGGGGTGGTGCTGCTTGCGGTGCTTG
Coding sequences within:
- a CDS encoding adenylate kinase, with the translated sequence MTRFLIVGPPGAGKGTQSARLTDTFGIPAIATGDIFRANIKNQTELGQQVKAIIDAGDYVPDSLTNDLVAHRLLEEDAVDGFLLDGYPRTLDQLGFLDGVLAKSDTALDAVIQLVVDPNEVVSRLLKRAHEEGRTDDTEDTIRHRQSLYKRETAPLIAVYKDRGLVIEIDALGEVDEVASRIAAALADRGIALPDAATK
- the secY gene encoding preprotein translocase subunit SecY encodes the protein MFRAVARIFRTPDLRRKIGFTLGIVALFRLGSFIPAPFVDFINVQACLAGNAGASGLYELVNLFSGGALLQLSVFALGIMPYITASIIVQLLRVVIPHFDTLYKEGQTGQAKLTQYTRYLTIALGVLQSTTLITVARSGALFPSNSGTPACSDLITNEAWYAILLMVITMTAGTGLIMWMGELITERGIGNGMSLLIFTSIAATFPSALWSIQLSKGINTFILVIAVGLVIMAAVVFVEQSQRRIPVQYAKRMVGRRTYGGNNTYIPIKVNMAGVVPVIFASSLLYLPALIAQFNQPAVAGEAPAAWVTWINNNLVSGDNPLYMAVYFLLIVGFTYFYVAITFNPEEVADNMKKYGGFIPGIRAGRPTAEYLDYVLTRVTLPGSLYLGLIALIPLIALATVGANQNFPFGGASILIIVGVGLETVKQIDSQLQQRHYEGLLR
- the rplO gene encoding 50S ribosomal protein L15; protein product: MAEEKKDAPKKAPAAKAAAEKAPAKAAAPKKAAADKAPAKAAADKAPATKTAAAEKAPAAKAPKAAAAKSDDTKAAPKAAAPKKAAAEKAPAAKAADKAPAAKAAPKAAAAKSDDVVAEAPAKKAPAAKSAKTPKADVAVRPQVLKVHHLRPAEGAKKDRTRVGRGEGSKGKTAGRGTKGTKARYQMRVGFEGGGVNFVMRSPKLRGFKNPFRVEYQVVNLEKLAELYPKGGDVTILDLVAKGAVRKNEKVKVLGQGDIAVKLNVAVDKVSSSAEQKIVAAGGSVK
- the rpmD gene encoding 50S ribosomal protein L30 — encoded protein: MAANLKVTQIKSKISEKQNQRDTLRSLGLHRIGDVVVREDNKQNRGYVRTVAHLVKVEEID
- the rpsE gene encoding 30S ribosomal protein S5, which produces MSDATNKEQDVTSEVTTEAAATTETAAATTADAPATDLTNEPREARRGGRERNPNRERGNSRDAEKSQFLEKVVTINRVSKVVKGGRRFSFTALVVVGDGNGMVGVGYGKAREVPTAISKGVEEAKKNFFRVPRVGATIPHPVQGEAAAGVVLLRPASAGTGVIAGGPVRAVLECAGIHDVLSKSLGSSNTINIVHATVAALKQLEEPRAVAARRGLDVEHVVPARLLRAEAEAKAGV
- the rplR gene encoding 50S ribosomal protein L18; protein product: MGLGTRGKSKSAAKARRHTRLRKKVVGTELRPRLVVTRSARHVFVQVVDDSKGFTLASASTLEADMRTFDGDKTAKARKVGELVAERAKAAGVEAVVFDRGGSKYAGRVAAIAEGAREGGLNL
- the rplF gene encoding 50S ribosomal protein L6, with product MSRIGRLPIDVPAGVDIKIDGSAVTVKGPKGELSLTVASPIEVKLEDGQVLVTRPDDERASRSLHGLTRTLISNQIVGVTEGYSKGLEVVGTGYRVAAKGESLEFALGFSHSITVDPPAGISFAVEGNTKVTVLGIDKQAVGEVAANIRKLRKPEPYKGKGVRYAGEVVRRKAGKSGK
- the rpsH gene encoding 30S ribosomal protein S8; translation: MTMTDPVADLLTRLRNANSAYHDSVSLPNSKLKAHIADILKTEGFITSWKVEDARVGQTLTIDLKYGPNRERSIVGIKRVSKPGLRVYAKSTEIPRVLGGLGVAILSTSSGLLTDRQASSKGVGGEVLAYVW
- the rplE gene encoding 50S ribosomal protein L5, with amino-acid sequence MTDTAVAGKIQPRLKQKYRDEIAPQLKKDFGFTNVHQVPGLVKVVVNTGVGEAARDGKIIDGAIKDLVAITGQKPQVTLARKSIAQFKLREGQAIGAHVTLRGDRAWEFLDRLISLALPRIRDFRGLSPKQFDGNGNYTFGLTEQSMFHEIDQDKIDRVRGFDITVVTTAKNNDEGRALLKALGFPFVTEDK
- the rplX gene encoding 50S ribosomal protein L24, whose translation is MANIKKGDLVQVITGRTQARGGSRGKQGRVIEVFAEKNRVIVEGVNFVTKHSRVGQTQRGTKTGGIETFEAPIHVSNVALVDPDSKKPTRVGFREEVVEKDGVKRTVRIRYAKKSGKDL
- the rplN gene encoding 50S ribosomal protein L14, yielding MLQQESRVKVADNTGAKELLTIRVLGGSGRRYAGLGDVIVATVKDAIPGGNVKKGDVVKAVIVRVIKQTRRPDGSYIKFDENAAVILKADGDPRGTRIFGPVGRELRDKKFMKIISLAPEVI
- the rpsQ gene encoding 30S ribosomal protein S17, with protein sequence MAKIEEKAETAELARGYRKSRRGYVTSDKMDKTVVVEVEDRVKHPLYGKVIRRTSKVKAHDEANAAGIGDLVLISETRPLSATKRWRIVEILEKAK
- the rpmC gene encoding 50S ribosomal protein L29; the encoded protein is MAIGSKELASVELDTFEDARLVDELKKAKEELFNLRFQSATGQLESHGRLRAVKRDIARIYTVLRERELGIRATPVAVEAPAKAAKKTTKKDAAAAESTDDTKEA
- the rplP gene encoding 50S ribosomal protein L16, whose protein sequence is MLIPRKVKHRKQHHPGRSGHATGGTVVSFGEYGIQALTPAYVTNRQIEAARIAMTRHIKRGGKVWINIYPDRPLTKKPAETRMGSGKGSPEWWVANVKPGRVLFELSGVNETVAREALTRAIHKLPLKARIIKREEGDA